A genomic window from Quercus lobata isolate SW786 chromosome 10, ValleyOak3.0 Primary Assembly, whole genome shotgun sequence includes:
- the LOC115962866 gene encoding uncharacterized protein LOC115962866, with protein sequence MGANDFNLRPNLHIRAFSLERQNLKQQHKVKTAEPLLLTKPNPAPLLSKLLTKRRTSSLSQTQIQAILQKACKGTTMGANDFNLRPNLHIRAFSLGFVGDSIEEPPNLQNLTTILQI encoded by the exons ATGGGAGCCAACGATTTCAATCTCCGACCCAACCTCCATATCAGAGCATTCTCTCTTG AACGGCAAAACTTGAAGCAACAGCACAAGGTCAAAACGGCAGAACCTCTCCTTTTGACAAAACCAAACCCAGCACCTCTCCTTTCGAAATTACTCACCAAACGCAGAACATCTTCACTCTCTCAAACACAGATCCAAGCTATTTTGCAAAAAGCTTGCAAGGGCACGACCATGGGAGCCAACGATTTCAATCTCCGACCCAACCTCCATATCAGAGCATTCTCTCTTG GTTTTGTTGGAGATAGTATTGAAGAGCCTCCCAACCTTCAAAATCTAACAACAATCCTACAG ATTTAA